The Methylocystis rosea genome includes the window ACGAGCACGACCGGCATGCGCTTGAGCCCATTGACGGCGTCGAAATAGGCGGGGTGATCGCGCGCGAACTTTTCGACGATCATCGTCTTGCCCATGCCGGACTCGCCGACGATCAGCAGATTGGGCATGCGGGCGCGTCGGGGAAACGAGATCAGCTCCTCGAGCATCGCCAGCGCCTGCTGCGCCCGCGGGTAATTGATCCAGCGGTCGGCGCGAATCCGCCGCAACCGCTCTTCCGAGCTCAGCGCGGCGATTGGACGGATCGTGGCGAACAAATGCTCAAAATCCTCAGTCATCCCATTCCTCCACCTCGAAATAGGGCAGCACCAGCGGCGGGTCCGCCGCGCGCGGCGCGGCGGCCTGCGGGACCTCAATCGTCTTCGGCGGCGGCGATCTGGGACGCCGCGCCGCGTCGCGCCGCATTGCCTTGGTGGCGCGCACCGCCTCGTCCACCAAAGCGCGCTGAGCAAGGATCGTCGAAAAGATCTGTTCCTCGTCGACCGCCCGGCGGCCCGCCGCGCGCAAGGCCCGCAACGCCGCCCGCTGCTCCCACAGCGCGATGGAAGGGCGCGTTCGATCGGCCGGGCGCGCTTCGAGATACCCCTCCCCCACCCGCACGAAGACCACCGAGAGGTCGCGCGGATCGTATTTCACCGTGAGCTTTTCCGCGCCCCGCCCCATGAGCCAGCGCAGCTCGTCAGACCAGTAGCGGATGTGATGGAGATGCAGGCCGTCACGTTGCAAAACGCGCCGCTCGGCGGGAAGGAAATCGATCAGGAACCGCCTGACGTCGCAGGGCATGCGCACAGCGACCTCGTCGATGCGCGCCCGCCAGACCGCCGCCGGCGGCGCCCCGAGCGCCTTATGGATCCGCGCGTGATAGGCCCCGACGATTTCCAGGGCGAAATAGGTCTCGAGCTCGCGCAAGGTCATCACCGCCTGCCGCTCCGGATCGAGATCGCCGCGCGCGCGGATGTTGGAAAAATGCGACCCCGGAATGAGATGGACCGCCCCCATCATCGTCCCGATCAGCCGCTCGATGTGGCCGCCGAAACGAGGCGTTCCCGGCGGCCGATAAACGAGATCCACGCCGTGTTCGGCGCAGGCGCGCTCAAAAGCCAGCGCATGGAATTCGGCGCCATTGTCGACATGGATGACGCGGGGTATTCCCCGCGCCGGCCATTCCGCCGCGATCCCGCGCGCCGCCAGCCAACGCGTCTTGTCCATCACCGCATGGGTCAGACACAGCGCGACCGCCGTCAGCGAGGGCGGATCGAGCGACAGATGGAAGCCCATCGCCATCCGTGTGGCGACGTCGATCGCCAGCGTCAGCGTCGGCCGGCCAATGGGAAGCCGGGTGATGGGATCCACGACGGTCACATCAACCTTGGTGTGGTCCATCTGCACGATCGCCAGCGGCGCACTCGCCTCCAACGATCCCGGCGTCGCCAGAAAAATCGGCTCCGACTTGCCCTTGCCTTCCCGCCGTCGGAGCAGTTCGGCCTCGTCCTGGCGATCGAGCCAGCGACGCAGACGGCGAATGGACGGAACGGGGAATCCCTGGCGCCGACAATCGGCGGCGACCTCGGCCCAGAACCGCGTCAACGTAGGACGCCGCCGCGTCGCGTAGAACTCCCGGAAGTGTTTCTCGACAACGGCGAGAACATCAGGCGTCAGCGGACGCATCCCGGATTGGGGGCCGCGACGACGCGGCGCCAGCGCGCTGGTCCGGGCGCTCTCTCGAAACCGCTTCAACCAGCGAAACAGCGTCGTCCGGCCGACCCCGAGCGCCGCCATGGCGTCGCGGATTTGCTCGCCCGAAGGCCGCTCGGGCAGCTTGGAGAGAACCTCCGCGCGCCGTTGCGCCGCCGCCCATTCTTGCGGGTCGATGTCGCCAATATCCATGGACAGCCTTGCCGTCTCGCAGCAATCTGGTTCCACAAATTACGAATCAAACTCGACGCCGGTCCCTGAAATTCTGAATCGATCCCAAAATTATGCAACAGCGAAGTCCAAAGATTCCAATGCCCCGGAGTCCCAGAAATTGCGACAATCCGACAGAGATGGCCAATTTAGAGGACGATCCGCAAGGCGATGGCGGGCAACTCGCCGAACGGCCGTCGTCGCCCCATCTTGAGGCGCTCTCGCAAAAAGCCCGGGATTATGCCCGCAACGCGCGCTCGGAAAACACAAGGCGCGCCTATGACGCCGACTGGCGGCAGTTCGCCGCCTGGCTGCGCCGGCAGGGGCTCGATCCCCTCCCCCCGGACCCGCAAACCGTCGGCCTCTATCTCGCCGCCTGTGTCGAGGGTTCCCCGGGCCGCGATCCTTTGAGCGTCGCGTCGCTGGAGCGCCGGCTCGCCGGCATTTGCTGGCGTTACCGCCAGCGCGGCGCGCCGCTCGATACGAGTGAGAGGCATATTTCGACGGTGCTCGCCGGCATTCGCCGCGCCCATGGTCGCCCGCCGCTCCAAAAGGAGGCGATCTTCGCCGATGAACTTCTGGCGATGCTGGCGACGCTCGAGATGGATCTGCGCGGGATTCGCGACCGCGCCATTCTGGCGATCGGCTTTGCCGGCGGCCTGCGCCGCTCCGAGATCGTCGGCCTCGATTGCGGGCCCGATCAGACCGAGGACGGAACCGGCTGGATCGAGATTTTTCCTGCTGGCGAGGATATATCCAGCGCCAGCAACAACGACGGCGGCGCGGTGCTGCAGATTTCTGGCAAGACCGGCTGGCGCGAGGTCGAAATCGGCCGCGGCACCCGCCCCGAGACCTGTCCCGTGGCGCTACTCGAGACCTGGATGCGGCTCGGGCGGATCAGCCACGGCCCGCTCTTCCGCCCGGTCGCGCGCAAAAATGGCGGCGTTTCGCCCGAGCGGCTCACCGACAAACATGTCGCCCGGCTGGTGCAGAAAACCGCGCTTGCCGCCGGCATTCGCGGCGATCTCACCGAGGGCGAGCGGCGGCGCGCCTTTGGCGGGCATTCACTCCGCGCCGGCCTCGCCTCCTCGGCGCAGATCGAGGAAGCGCATGTGCAAAAGCATCTCGGCCACGCCTCCGCCGAAATGACGCGTCGCTACCAGCGGAAACGCGACAGGTTCCGGGTCAATCTCACCAAAGCGGCGGGCTTATAGCTACGCCAGTCACGCGCGGTCATCTTCGGTTGATCGAGGATCCAAAGGATTCGCAAATGGCGGTAACGCGCCGTAGGTGGCGGCGGCCGTCAGCGCCTGCGCAGCAATGTCCCCTGCCCGGCTCAGGAGATCAGTCGGCGCCGCTTTCCCCGAATCCGCCAACGGACCAAGTCGATGATCTTGACCAGCGCGTCGGACAAGATGGCGAGTTGGATCATCGTATCGGTCATGGCGTCCGTGCTCCCTCGATGGGCAACGATAATCGCCAAATCCACGGCAGCGAAGCCCTCGTAAAAAGTCCAATCACCCCGCCTTCTTTCGGTCACGCGCGGCCTTTGCCGCCTTGCCGCGCAGCAGCGCCATCAGCACCGGGCCGAGCGAAAACTCCCCTTCCCGGGCCTTTCCGGTCAGCACCCGCAAATAGCCCCCGGCGGATTTGATTTCCTCGCCCCGTTGCAGGATCGCGGCGATGACGATCGAGGCGTCATGCTCGCCCAAGACATCGAGCGCCTGTTTCCAGGCGTCGGGCGAGACGCCGAGCGCCGAGCGGACAATCGCCGCGGCGTCGATGAGATCGCGCCAGCAGGCAATCTCGCCGCGTTTGCCGTAGTCGACGATGTCGGGACAGGCTTGCAACACCATGCCCAGCGGATAGGTTCGCGTCGACGATAGTTGCCGTTCCCCGAGTCCTGAGCCAGACCCCTCAGCTTCGGCGCCCCCTGCCCTTTCGGCTTCCGGGGCTTCCGGCATTGACCCGGGCGGTTCGGCCCTGCCTTCTCGAAGGCTAGGTTCAAGATCAGGAATGTTTGTGATTTGATTCTGTATATGGCGCTCAGTCTGAGACTCATTGGCGCTTCTTTTTTGCTGTTTTACGTGCGCCTCCAATAGATTCTGGATTTCGGCTGCGAGTGCCGTCAATTCCCCCGCCAAAGCCTCCAGCGCGCTTCGGTCGAGACTGCGCGAGTAACGCGCCGAAAGGGCCTGCGAACATCCGTAAAGGCCTTCCCAGTCGCCGATCGCCCGCCCATCGATCGACACCGGCGCGACGCGAACGCCCTCCTCCATGCCGGTCTCGATCATCTTGGCGATGTCGCGTCTAAGCAGCGTGATCTTCTCGCGCAACAGAGCGATGGCGCGGTTCTCGACGCGCACTTCTTCGGCGAGGTTTTCGATCTCGGCAGCGCGCGCGATGAGCGGCGCCAGATCAAAGCCGAAGGCTTCTGCGATCTCGCCCCCCTGCCCGCGCCGCGCGAAACGTTTACCGTTTGGTGAGTCGCGCCGGATGATCAATCCCGCCTCGACAAGCGAGGCGAGGTGACGACGTAGCGTCGCCGGCGCCATGCCATGGGCGCGGATCGAGAGTTCCCGGTTCGATGGAAACACCACGATCCCGGGCGAATCGCTCTCCTCCCCTTCCCTGGCTTCGGCCTCCGGCAACGTCAGCGCCGTTTCCTGGTGGAAGCTCAGCAAAGCGTGGAGGACCGACAGCGCCCGGTCGGTGACGCCGAGCGGGCCCTTGGCTTCTGTGAGCGCCCGAAACAGTCGCCATTTATGAACGACGGTCTCGGAGGCGTCCGGTTTTTCCGCGAAATCGCGCGTCGCCGCTTGCGTCGCCACCATGGCAAGCGACAGCGATCGCCGCCCGAAGGGCGTCGTTGAATGTGTGCGCATAGGCTTTTGCCTCGTTCAGGCAAAAGAAATCCGCTCGCCGAAACGGCGCCGACTCTTGACAGCGATTCGCGGAAGTGTGATTCTCTAGGTGCTAACTACGAGAAGGGCTTCCGGGGCGACGTTTCGGGGGCCTTTTTCTTTTGCCAGTTTCTCCTGCTTTCATACTTCTTGACGCTACGCGAAACTCTCGCCGTCATTGACGGGATTTGAATTCCTCATAGAGCGACTGCAATCGCCCGAGGATGAAATCTCCGAATTCGGGAACGACCTTTCTGTCGATCGTCACCGAAATTTTTTCCGCGCTCTGGACAATCTTGGCGAACTTCGCGCCGTCAGTCGTAGTCCAGCTTTCAAACCGGGGTTGGTCAACGCTCGGCTTAGCAATCGCGTGCGCTCGCCGAAACCGAAGGTCGCTTTCGAGCGCCAAGAAGTCCGGCGTCGAAATCAAGTCTCCCACCGACGTTGCCACGACCGGATCTGAAAAGCGCTCCGCGAGGTCGATCCATCCGCGTCGCCCGATCCCAAGCGCGGGACCGATTGCGTCGATGACATCTTCTGGAATTCTGGAGACGACCGAAAGCATGTTGGAAAGATCGCTCTTGTAGACAGAAAGCGCGGTCATAATCGTATCGCGCTTGAACCCTCTTTCTTCTAAGCCACGTGCGAATCTTGCCTTCTCGATGAACGACAAATCTTGTCGTTCATTGTTCTCCTGCCCTTGGGCAATAACGAGTTCGTCATCGGAGAGCGCCCTGACGACGGCCCGAACTGTTCGCTGAAGCTCCAATGCGGCACGAAGCCGCCGATGGCCGTACGCGACCTGGTACCGCCCGTTTTTGCTGGGATGCGGACGGACTAGAATTGGCACTTGCTGTCCATGATCTCGAATCGCGTCGACCAGACGCGCGTGCGCCTCCTTCGTCGTCGGCATGCGATCGTTGACAAAGGACGGATCAACAAGACTTGGATCAAGTTCAACGACCGCCTGCCCTTCGGCGAGTTGACGCTCAATTGCGAGGGCGCGCTCGGATTGCGCTTTAAACTCGCTGAGGGACTGTCCGAGCGCACCAACGGGCGCTGCGGTTGTTCTAATCAGTTCCGGCGCACCGAGAATCGGCCGGGACCTAAATCTTGCCGCTCTGACCGGATCAACCGGAGGCTTATCGTCCGCTGCACGATTTTCGGAATCGTCGATAGCTGCGACCTCCGTTGCGGATGCGGAAGCAGGCTTCAAATTCGCGAAAAGAGCTTTCCGGCTCATGCTGCTCTCCCCCAAGCTCCACGGATCAATCCTTCGATCTCTCCGTTGACCTGGTTCATTGATTCGATCGCTCGATCGTACGTCGATCTAGTAAACTGCTGTCTTTCAACCTCATACAGCGTCTGGTTCGTGATCGATGCGTCTGAGATCGCTGTGCTTTTCAGCATGGGATGTATAAGCACGTGCTGTCCAAAGATTGACCTGAGAAAGGCGACCATCTGATTTTGCGGGCCATCGCTCGGTTCGAACCTTGTTACGAGATAATTCATCCAGTCGTAGTTGGTTGTCCCTCCCGCATCGGCGACAACTTCCAACAAATCTCCTGTCATCGTTAGAAATTGTGACATCGACAACACGTCGAGCATCTGCGGATGAACCGTAATCAGCACCGCCGTTGCGGCGCTCAACGCAGAAAGAGTCAGGTAGCCGAGCTGCGGAGGACAATCGATAACGACAATGTCGTAGAGATTTTGCGCTTCCGCTATTGCCTGAGCGATGCGCCCAAAAAACATCAGATCACCCGGGGCGCGCTGCATCAGCGCTCGGGGTGTTTCATGCTCAAATTCCATCAGTTCCAGATGCGCCGGGATCAAATGCAGACTGGGGATGTAGGTTCCCCTGACAACCTCGCTGATAGATCGACGATGCTCGTCGTAACGTATCGCGCCATACAACGTCTCGTTCGGACCAACGTCGAGTTCCGGTTGTGATCCAAAAAGTGCAGAGAGGCTGGCTTGAGGATCGAGATCGATCGCAAGAACGCGGTACCCATGCAAAGCCAAATACTGCGATAAATGCGCCGAAGTCGTTGTCTTCCCCGACCCGCCCTTAAAATTCATCACGGTGATGATCTGCAGATGCTCACCTTCGATACGATGGGGCAGATAGCGGCGATCTCCTCTGGCGCTCTGGTCGAGAATCCGCCGGATATTTTGAATGTCTTCTACAGAGTAGGACCGCCTACCGTTCGTCACGGTGGCGGCGATCCCCCGCCCTTCTGACGCAATCTGTCGCAAATAGCCTTCATGAATGCCAACCAGTTTCGCGGCTTCGGCCGGCGAAAAAAGGCGGATACTTTTTTCCGCAGACGGGGGAAAATTGTTTCGCTGATGCGCCTGCAGTTGCTC containing:
- the repB gene encoding plasmid partitioning protein RepB, translating into MSRKALFANLKPASASATEVAAIDDSENRAADDKPPVDPVRAARFRSRPILGAPELIRTTAAPVGALGQSLSEFKAQSERALAIERQLAEGQAVVELDPSLVDPSFVNDRMPTTKEAHARLVDAIRDHGQQVPILVRPHPSKNGRYQVAYGHRRLRAALELQRTVRAVVRALSDDELVIAQGQENNERQDLSFIEKARFARGLEERGFKRDTIMTALSVYKSDLSNMLSVVSRIPEDVIDAIGPALGIGRRGWIDLAERFSDPVVATSVGDLISTPDFLALESDLRFRRAHAIAKPSVDQPRFESWTTTDGAKFAKIVQSAEKISVTIDRKVVPEFGDFILGRLQSLYEEFKSRQ
- a CDS encoding Mu transposase C-terminal domain-containing protein; translated protein: MDIGDIDPQEWAAAQRRAEVLSKLPERPSGEQIRDAMAALGVGRTTLFRWLKRFRESARTSALAPRRRGPQSGMRPLTPDVLAVVEKHFREFYATRRRPTLTRFWAEVAADCRRQGFPVPSIRRLRRWLDRQDEAELLRRREGKGKSEPIFLATPGSLEASAPLAIVQMDHTKVDVTVVDPITRLPIGRPTLTLAIDVATRMAMGFHLSLDPPSLTAVALCLTHAVMDKTRWLAARGIAAEWPARGIPRVIHVDNGAEFHALAFERACAEHGVDLVYRPPGTPRFGGHIERLIGTMMGAVHLIPGSHFSNIRARGDLDPERQAVMTLRELETYFALEIVGAYHARIHKALGAPPAAVWRARIDEVAVRMPCDVRRFLIDFLPAERRVLQRDGLHLHHIRYWSDELRWLMGRGAEKLTVKYDPRDLSVVFVRVGEGYLEARPADRTRPSIALWEQRAALRALRAAGRRAVDEEQIFSTILAQRALVDEAVRATKAMRRDAARRPRSPPPKTIEVPQAAAPRAADPPLVLPYFEVEEWDD
- the repA gene encoding plasmid partitioning protein RepA; amino-acid sequence: MARKPAATTPQATELRTLIQRHAHDLSEQLQAHQRNNFPPSAEKSIRLFSPAEAAKLVGIHEGYLRQIASEGRGIAATVTNGRRSYSVEDIQNIRRILDQSARGDRRYLPHRIEGEHLQIITVMNFKGGSGKTTTSAHLSQYLALHGYRVLAIDLDPQASLSALFGSQPELDVGPNETLYGAIRYDEHRRSISEVVRGTYIPSLHLIPAHLELMEFEHETPRALMQRAPGDLMFFGRIAQAIAEAQNLYDIVVIDCPPQLGYLTLSALSAATAVLITVHPQMLDVLSMSQFLTMTGDLLEVVADAGGTTNYDWMNYLVTRFEPSDGPQNQMVAFLRSIFGQHVLIHPMLKSTAISDASITNQTLYEVERQQFTRSTYDRAIESMNQVNGEIEGLIRGAWGRAA
- the repC gene encoding plasmid replication protein RepC; the protein is MRTHSTTPFGRRSLSLAMVATQAATRDFAEKPDASETVVHKWRLFRALTEAKGPLGVTDRALSVLHALLSFHQETALTLPEAEAREGEESDSPGIVVFPSNRELSIRAHGMAPATLRRHLASLVEAGLIIRRDSPNGKRFARRGQGGEIAEAFGFDLAPLIARAAEIENLAEEVRVENRAIALLREKITLLRRDIAKMIETGMEEGVRVAPVSIDGRAIGDWEGLYGCSQALSARYSRSLDRSALEALAGELTALAAEIQNLLEAHVKQQKRSANESQTERHIQNQITNIPDLEPSLREGRAEPPGSMPEAPEAERAGGAEAEGSGSGLGERQLSSTRTYPLGMVLQACPDIVDYGKRGEIACWRDLIDAAAIVRSALGVSPDAWKQALDVLGEHDASIVIAAILQRGEEIKSAGGYLRVLTGKAREGEFSLGPVLMALLRGKAAKAARDRKKAG
- a CDS encoding tyrosine-type recombinase/integrase — its product is MANLEDDPQGDGGQLAERPSSPHLEALSQKARDYARNARSENTRRAYDADWRQFAAWLRRQGLDPLPPDPQTVGLYLAACVEGSPGRDPLSVASLERRLAGICWRYRQRGAPLDTSERHISTVLAGIRRAHGRPPLQKEAIFADELLAMLATLEMDLRGIRDRAILAIGFAGGLRRSEIVGLDCGPDQTEDGTGWIEIFPAGEDISSASNNDGGAVLQISGKTGWREVEIGRGTRPETCPVALLETWMRLGRISHGPLFRPVARKNGGVSPERLTDKHVARLVQKTALAAGIRGDLTEGERRRAFGGHSLRAGLASSAQIEEAHVQKHLGHASAEMTRRYQRKRDRFRVNLTKAAGL